A DNA window from Luteolibacter luteus contains the following coding sequences:
- the rpsK gene encoding 30S ribosomal protein S11 produces MADEETNTPAPEAAAPAAAPATPAAPAAPQAEEAVAPKKDDKKRDIFAEIAGAEETQIKVHKAKGSKNISRGIVHVTATFNNTIVSVTDSNGNTLGWSSAGKMGFKGSRKSTAYAAQVVSQDACRQAMGHGLKEAEVRVKGPGSGRESAVRAVQALGIELLAIKDVTPIPHNGCRPKKARRV; encoded by the coding sequence ATGGCTGACGAAGAAACCAACACCCCGGCACCGGAAGCCGCAGCTCCTGCTGCCGCTCCCGCGACCCCGGCTGCTCCTGCCGCGCCCCAGGCCGAAGAGGCCGTCGCTCCTAAGAAGGACGACAAGAAGCGCGACATTTTCGCCGAGATCGCCGGCGCTGAGGAAACCCAGATCAAGGTCCACAAGGCCAAGGGTTCCAAGAACATTTCCCGTGGCATCGTCCACGTGACCGCCACCTTCAACAACACCATCGTCAGCGTCACTGACTCCAACGGCAACACGCTCGGCTGGTCGAGCGCCGGCAAGATGGGCTTCAAGGGTTCCCGCAAGAGCACGGCTTATGCTGCTCAGGTGGTGTCCCAAGATGCCTGCCGCCAAGCCATGGGTCACGGCCTGAAGGAAGCCGAAGTCCGCGTGAAGGGCCCGGGTTCCGGCCGCGAGTCCGCCGTCCGTGCCGTCCAGGCTCTCGGAATCGAGCTGCTTGCGATCAAGGACGTCACTCCTATCCCGCACAACGGTTGCCGTCCGAAGAAGGCGCGCCGCGTCTAA
- the rpsM gene encoding 30S ribosomal protein S13, with protein sequence MARIFGIEIPNEKRIEASLQYMYGIGNTTAGRILEQAGIDPDIRTGQLTEDQLVKIATVIQSQGIIIEGDLRREKQAQLKRLTSINCYRGIRHKRGLPVRGQRTRTNARTRKGKRRTVGVKK encoded by the coding sequence ATGGCACGTATTTTCGGTATCGAAATCCCAAACGAGAAGCGCATCGAGGCGTCGCTGCAATACATGTACGGCATCGGTAACACCACCGCCGGCCGTATTCTCGAGCAAGCGGGCATCGACCCGGACATCCGCACCGGTCAGCTCACGGAAGACCAGCTCGTCAAGATCGCTACCGTGATCCAGAGCCAGGGCATCATCATTGAAGGTGACCTTCGCCGTGAGAAGCAGGCCCAGCTCAAGCGCCTTACCTCCATCAACTGCTACCGCGGCATCCGCCACAAGCGCGGTCTCCCGGTCCGCGGCCAGCGCACCCGCACCAACGCCCGCACCCGCAAGGGCAAGCGCCGCACCGTCGGCGTGAAGAAGTAA
- a CDS encoding 3-keto-disaccharide hydrolase: MLKVLAFTGLMVAAASGESDGFVDLFDGKTLSGWESADGGKPGDGWKVEDGAIHRVGKAGDLLSKEEYGDFTLEFEWKIAPGGNSGVKYRVLKSPGGWLGPEYQVLDDAKHPNGKVPDTSAGSIYEIVAPSANKVVAPAGHWNKSRIIANGTKLTHFLNDQKVVEIDIAGPEWPELKEASKFSKVKDFAGPAKGRILLQDHGDEVWFRAIRIEKQ; encoded by the coding sequence ATGCTAAAGGTACTGGCATTTACCGGATTGATGGTCGCTGCCGCGAGCGGGGAGAGCGATGGTTTCGTGGATCTCTTTGACGGGAAGACCCTGAGCGGCTGGGAATCCGCGGACGGCGGCAAGCCCGGGGATGGTTGGAAAGTGGAAGACGGGGCGATCCACCGTGTCGGGAAGGCCGGGGATCTCCTCAGCAAGGAGGAATACGGAGACTTCACCTTGGAATTCGAATGGAAGATCGCTCCGGGCGGGAATAGCGGCGTGAAATACCGCGTCCTCAAATCCCCAGGCGGCTGGCTGGGGCCGGAGTATCAAGTGCTGGATGACGCCAAGCATCCCAACGGCAAGGTGCCGGATACCTCCGCGGGTTCCATTTACGAAATCGTGGCGCCTTCCGCGAACAAGGTCGTCGCTCCCGCCGGACATTGGAACAAATCCCGGATCATCGCCAACGGCACCAAGCTCACCCACTTTTTGAACGACCAGAAAGTGGTCGAAATTGACATCGCTGGCCCCGAGTGGCCGGAACTTAAGGAAGCTAGCAAGTTTAGCAAAGTTAAGGACTTTGCGGGGCCAGCCAAGGGCCGGATTCTGCTTCAGGACCACGGGGATGAGGTGTGGTTCCGCGCCATTCGGATTGAAAAGCAGTGA
- a CDS encoding AAA family ATPase, producing MEDTIPAPALPTSDHTDHQLPPDDVAAIDQLGKTYAALKAELGKAIIGQDKVIEQLAICLFARGHALLMGVPGLAKTLLVSSVARTFDLSFNRIQFTPDLMPADITGTDIIQESGVGGRREFEFVRGPVFANIVLADEINRAPAKTQSAMLEAMQELKVTVLGRSYDLHPPFFVLATQNPVEQEGTYPLPEAQLDRFMFLIEVDYPTADEEKRIARETTGTARAALNHLLDGPAVMAYQQLVRRVPVPEHLYEYAVSIVRKTRPGTPEAPGWIKDYVAWGAGPRAVQYLILGAKARAALRGGYMASIEDIEAVAVPVLGHRVITNFAAESQGMTSKKVVERLINEMRED from the coding sequence ATGGAAGATACCATCCCCGCCCCGGCGCTCCCGACCAGCGATCACACCGATCATCAGCTCCCGCCGGACGACGTGGCGGCCATCGACCAACTGGGGAAAACCTACGCCGCGCTGAAGGCGGAACTCGGCAAGGCGATCATCGGCCAGGACAAGGTGATCGAGCAACTGGCGATCTGCCTTTTCGCCCGCGGCCACGCCCTGCTGATGGGTGTCCCAGGCTTGGCGAAGACTCTGCTGGTCTCCTCCGTCGCCCGCACCTTCGATCTCTCTTTCAACCGCATCCAGTTCACCCCGGACCTCATGCCGGCGGACATCACCGGCACGGACATCATCCAGGAGTCCGGCGTCGGAGGTCGCCGCGAGTTTGAATTCGTCCGCGGCCCGGTATTTGCGAACATCGTGCTGGCGGACGAAATCAACCGTGCTCCGGCCAAGACCCAGTCCGCGATGCTGGAGGCCATGCAGGAGTTGAAGGTGACGGTGCTGGGCCGAAGCTATGACCTGCACCCGCCCTTCTTCGTGCTGGCGACCCAGAACCCGGTGGAGCAGGAAGGCACCTATCCCCTGCCAGAAGCCCAGCTAGACCGCTTCATGTTCCTCATCGAAGTCGACTACCCGACGGCGGACGAGGAAAAGCGGATCGCCCGCGAAACCACTGGAACCGCTCGTGCCGCGCTGAATCACCTCCTTGATGGCCCCGCGGTGATGGCCTACCAGCAACTCGTCCGCCGCGTTCCCGTGCCGGAGCATCTCTATGAGTATGCCGTGTCGATCGTCCGCAAGACCCGCCCCGGCACTCCCGAGGCTCCGGGTTGGATCAAGGACTACGTCGCTTGGGGTGCCGGCCCGCGTGCCGTGCAGTATTTGATTCTAGGAGCAAAGGCCCGTGCTGCCCTCCGCGGCGGCTACATGGCCAGCATCGAGGACATTGAGGCGGTGGCGGTCCCGGTCCTGGGTCACCGCGTCATAACGAACTTCGCGGCCGAGTCCCAAGGCATGACTTCGAAGAAGGTGGTTGAGCGCCTGATCAACGAGATGCGCGAGGACTAA
- a CDS encoding DUF58 domain-containing protein codes for MKYEFLDSGLLARLGAIPLETRVPMLGNVAGKHRSPHRGSSVEFAEYRKYVAGDDTRRLDWKAFARSDRFYIKEFEADTNLRAYFVVDASGSMKFHGQGETKIAYANKIAASLAYLLVNQGDAAGLSVCTDKLHLEVPPSRRPAHLQHIFDTLGKLEPSGDTGLVPALHTIAEKIGQRAFVVILSDLFTDTQAFSDALQHLRYRKHDICVFHLMDPQELGFEFERPHRFVDMEDGTALVVEPNLIADEYHAALKEFLITVKAKCHDAAADYQLVPTDTPLEPLLRDFLTARLPKKGHS; via the coding sequence ATGAAATACGAGTTTCTCGATAGCGGCCTTCTCGCGCGCCTGGGAGCGATTCCCTTGGAGACGCGGGTTCCGATGCTCGGCAACGTAGCAGGCAAGCACCGATCGCCCCACCGTGGCTCATCCGTTGAGTTCGCGGAATATCGGAAGTATGTGGCAGGCGATGATACGCGCCGCCTCGATTGGAAGGCCTTCGCGAGATCCGATCGTTTCTACATCAAGGAATTCGAAGCGGACACGAACCTCCGTGCTTACTTCGTGGTCGATGCCTCGGGCTCGATGAAATTCCACGGCCAAGGCGAGACCAAGATCGCGTATGCCAACAAGATCGCCGCTTCCCTCGCCTACCTGTTAGTGAATCAGGGAGATGCCGCCGGCCTCTCGGTCTGCACGGACAAGCTGCACCTCGAAGTGCCGCCGAGCCGCCGCCCCGCGCACCTACAGCACATCTTCGATACGCTCGGGAAACTGGAGCCGTCCGGCGATACCGGCCTGGTCCCCGCGCTGCACACCATCGCGGAGAAGATCGGCCAACGTGCCTTCGTCGTCATCCTCTCGGATCTCTTCACGGACACGCAGGCATTCTCCGATGCGCTCCAGCATCTGCGCTATCGCAAGCACGACATCTGCGTCTTCCACCTCATGGACCCGCAGGAACTCGGCTTCGAGTTCGAGCGCCCTCACCGCTTCGTCGATATGGAAGACGGCACCGCTCTGGTAGTGGAGCCGAACCTGATCGCGGACGAGTATCACGCAGCCCTGAAGGAGTTCCTCATCACCGTGAAAGCCAAGTGCCACGATGCCGCTGCGGACTACCAGCTCGTGCCGACGGACACGCCCTTGGAACCGCTGCTGCGGGACTTCCTGACGGCCCGACTTCCCAAGAAAGGACACTCTTAA
- a CDS encoding BatA domain-containing protein: MSFLQPLLLWGLIAASIPIIIHLLNRRRHKTVMWAAMQFLLKATRESRGKKKLRHILILTCRTLGIAALAAAAARPVLSGIMGWGGGKPDVVVLVLDRSASMEATPKSGTVPRRELALQRVRDVLADLDGTRLVLIDSASETPQDVPTPDVLDRISSTSPTDTAADLPSMLSRAAEFLTETPGRAEVWIASDLQASNWEPQNERWTSVRAALASLPQPPKLRVLSMGGDSSPNQSVRILSSRRAGAQLSLDIEIVRSDDASAPMNLPLTVTLNGVRSTSNVTLAGQNFRFRKTLPIPPKEESGYGWLSIPGDGNLRDNAAFFAYGPSRPVKSILVAPPGEAANYLAIAAAPNGHAAQSVERIDPAQLSRLETADVATIFWAAPLPTGTTAETINRFLIDGGEVVFFAPQGESNLEFLGVRWSAISTSEKDKFFILDSWDHDDGLLRDGLDSTPIPADRMKALKRRIPEGEAAILARWDDGKPFLVRRVVERGTAWFAGSLPDYTWSNLGDADVLLPVTQRAIAEGAERFDAGYLATLGTRAAMPRPGETRARLDDYGAPVPSNESFEAGIHRFGDRILAINRPAREDDLAIIPRNTLNDLLKETGFTFLDDRGTSSKENVSQDVWRGFLAAMLFFLISEALLCLPRRSAADHLPGSNRPGQPKKA, translated from the coding sequence GTGTCTTTCCTCCAACCACTTCTCCTCTGGGGCCTCATCGCTGCCAGCATCCCGATCATCATCCACCTGCTGAACCGCAGGCGGCACAAGACGGTGATGTGGGCTGCCATGCAGTTCCTGCTGAAGGCGACGCGCGAGTCGCGGGGGAAGAAGAAGCTGCGCCACATCCTGATCCTCACTTGCCGGACGCTGGGTATCGCGGCGCTGGCCGCGGCGGCGGCACGACCCGTCTTGAGCGGGATCATGGGTTGGGGCGGCGGGAAGCCAGACGTGGTAGTTCTGGTGCTCGATCGATCCGCGAGCATGGAGGCCACGCCGAAGAGCGGCACCGTGCCGCGCCGGGAGCTCGCCCTGCAACGGGTGCGCGACGTGCTGGCGGATTTGGACGGCACCCGGCTGGTCTTGATCGATAGCGCATCGGAAACGCCGCAGGACGTGCCAACCCCGGATGTGCTGGATCGCATCTCTTCCACCTCCCCCACCGATACCGCAGCAGATCTTCCCTCAATGCTTTCCCGCGCGGCGGAGTTTCTCACGGAAACGCCGGGCCGCGCGGAGGTATGGATCGCCTCCGACCTGCAGGCCTCGAACTGGGAGCCGCAGAACGAGCGCTGGACCTCCGTCCGTGCGGCACTGGCATCCCTGCCTCAGCCGCCGAAGCTGCGGGTGCTCTCGATGGGTGGCGACTCTTCGCCGAATCAATCGGTCCGCATCCTGTCCTCGCGTCGTGCCGGAGCCCAGCTCTCGCTCGATATTGAGATCGTCCGTAGCGACGACGCCTCGGCTCCGATGAACTTGCCGCTGACTGTCACGCTCAATGGCGTGCGCAGCACCAGCAATGTCACCCTGGCAGGACAAAACTTCCGCTTCCGCAAAACGCTGCCGATCCCGCCGAAGGAAGAGTCCGGCTACGGCTGGCTCTCCATCCCTGGCGATGGCAACCTGCGCGACAATGCCGCCTTCTTCGCCTATGGCCCGTCCCGCCCGGTGAAGAGCATCCTGGTAGCGCCTCCGGGTGAAGCTGCCAACTACCTTGCCATCGCCGCCGCACCGAATGGCCACGCGGCGCAATCGGTGGAGCGCATCGATCCCGCCCAGCTTTCCCGCCTCGAGACCGCCGATGTTGCCACGATCTTCTGGGCCGCACCGCTGCCCACCGGCACCACGGCGGAGACGATCAACCGCTTCCTCATTGATGGCGGCGAAGTCGTTTTCTTCGCACCGCAGGGCGAGAGTAATCTGGAGTTCCTCGGCGTGCGCTGGTCGGCCATCAGCACTTCCGAGAAAGACAAGTTCTTCATCCTCGACTCATGGGATCACGACGACGGCCTGTTACGTGATGGCCTCGACAGCACGCCTATCCCCGCGGATCGCATGAAGGCGCTGAAGCGCCGCATCCCCGAAGGCGAAGCCGCAATCCTAGCACGCTGGGACGACGGAAAGCCCTTCTTGGTCCGCCGCGTGGTCGAGCGCGGGACGGCATGGTTCGCGGGATCGCTGCCGGATTACACATGGTCGAACCTCGGCGATGCCGACGTGCTGCTTCCGGTCACGCAACGAGCAATCGCGGAAGGAGCGGAGCGCTTCGATGCCGGCTATCTGGCGACACTCGGCACCCGGGCCGCCATGCCGCGCCCGGGAGAAACCCGCGCCCGTCTGGATGACTACGGCGCGCCGGTGCCTTCGAACGAAAGCTTCGAAGCTGGCATCCATCGCTTCGGCGACCGGATCCTGGCAATCAATCGCCCCGCTCGCGAAGACGACCTCGCGATCATCCCGCGCAATACGCTCAATGACCTGCTGAAGGAAACCGGCTTCACTTTCCTCGATGACCGGGGCACCTCGTCGAAGGAAAACGTCTCCCAGGACGTCTGGCGCGGTTTCCTCGCTGCGATGCTCTTCTTCCTGATCTCGGAAGCGCTGCTGTGCCTGCCACGTCGATCTGCCGCCGATCATCTGCCGGGTAGCAATCGACCCGGCCAACCCAAGAAGGCATGA